The Augochlora pura isolate Apur16 chromosome 4, APUR_v2.2.1, whole genome shotgun sequence genome segment TTTGGATTCTTACATTCAACAACAGGAGGAATTGATGTCTCCGGCACCTACACCGGACAATCGGGATACTCCCCCTACTCATTTACACGTCGACTACCAActccatcgatcgatcgattataTTGGAACACCTAGAACGCACAATATCGATCAATACTTACATCATGAGGATATGCCGCGCGTTTCTTCTCCCAACACTTATGTTCACATGCAGCAGGATAATGTAATGTCACCGTCGGCAACGCCAAATTCTAGATACCAAGATgttcatcatcatcatcaccatcaccatcatcatcatcatcatccaGCATCTACCGATAATTTGTCGAGCGACGAGGGTGATACTGTAGCACAGAACCTCAGCCTCTCTGTCAAAGAAAAAACGATGCAATTGGGTCTGTCAACGTCTTACAAATACGATACCATCGATGAAACCTTTCCCAGGGAAAGATCAGGTTTCGAGCCTCTTGTTCTAAATGGTGGAGAACTTCAAGGTTTGGACATGACTGCGAGGGGATTTCACCACGGTTTCAGTGTACAGATACAAAATACTGCGCGGTATCATCATCACCATCATTTGTATGAGATTACGGAAAGACAAACTGTCGATCTCAGTAGAACGGGTAGCTATTCAATCTCACCTCCGCCTCTCTCGACGTCTTCTCAGTCGACAATTGCACCGTCTGTAACAGTAGCAGGAACACCTTCGATCTCGTCTTCTGTTTCTTCATCTGGCGCAGCACCTGCGTCACAATCGCAATCACAATCGGAACTATCGTCGCAATCATCTTCTCTGGTACCGGTGTCGATACCGATATCAGTACCAGAGTCTATACCAGCGACAACATCCGCAGTAGCATCAGGATCGGTATCGACATCTGTATCCGCAACTGCATCTGCATCGGATTCATCTATATCGACTTCGGTACCACTACCGTCGTCACAACTACCATTGTCACCACcgctaccaccaccaccaccaccaccattacctccgccaccgccgccgtaTCCTCATAACGATATACTGAGGGTTGCAAGTTTAGATCTTACTCCTGTTGGTAGACACACCGTTGATCTCGCCTTATCAAGAGGTCATCACTTGCACGGATCCGAAGCACGCGTTATCACGAGTCCACAATCGACTAGCTCTGGTGCTCAGCATGTCGTAACTGACCCGGCGGATGGTCGAATTTTGTCTTCCccaccgtcgccgccgccgcctccacCACCTCTATCAAGCTACAATCCGAGTTATCCTGTAAGTCCGACACCGTATCATACACCTAGGCAAGCATACCATCACTACTCTGGCTATTACTGATTTGTAATCGATTATTTCGTGTTCAGCTGGTTCACCAAGTGGGTTAATTAGATTGATATTACTATATGTACAAtagtttttcttttcagtGTTTTCTTATCTTCAAAAGttaagatttttaaactttgCCGAACAGATGTTTGCTGTCCGAACGTGTTACTTGTGCCAGCAATCGATGCGATCATTGCgctattttgaaattcaatttagttTAACTCGGCTTGGTGTAGCTGAGGAGCCTAGGTCTGTTTGAGCTATTTTGCtgaacataaataaatatatcgtatattgtaAAGGTATCGATGATAACTTTTAATTGGTCACGTTAGAACGAAGATGATAGCaactaattataaaacattgtgATTCGATTGCATTTTTACTCGAATGTATTTGTACAGTTTGAAACATTGAAGATTTTATGTTAAAAGTGACATAGATGGATGAATATCGATCAAAGTCTCCCTACCTTTCGAGCAAAAGTACAATTTTGGATTAGAGAACCGcacaaatgtaaaaaaatgcaGTGACGTAAACTCGTCGAGTAAAcaaagacgttttaaagattTTGTACGATCATAGTAGTCGACCGATAGAACACGATCGTCGTAAAAGTATATAGCGAAATGTGAcacgtatttattatttttcaaacggacattatttttttaagatatGTGATAAATTAAGAACAAAATCGTAGAAGGAACGTTAGTTCCATGAGCAAAAGTGCGACCCACGGATCAAAGAAATTACGTACTACTATTTCGAGTATCTAGCCTTTAAAACGCATATTCATATTACACAAACTTCTCCTGAAAAGTGCAAAATTTGTCGATATGATTATACTACATGTTTCTAAAAGGCAGTAATAAGATTCTTCTTAGGTGACTGATATGAGATTAGCGGGATGATAGTGCGAAAATCTTTGCAGCACAGAGAACGTTTACACgttctttatttatcaatatgttTGCTTTCAGTCTACTGACATTGCTGCATACatgtgtataattttttttatacgattgtTGCTCGTTATCACCATCAACAAACTGTTTGTTCAACTCTTGATTGAATTCGACAGCGTTTTCTATTTATCCTGTTTATTTTTCGAGTAAATCGCATATGATCGTTTTAATCGTTTGAGGCAGTCTAGAATCCGCTAAATAAGCTGAGCGTGTTGCCTAATTTAGCGCTATAAGCTGTGTAAGTATGTCCATTACGCATAGCGACAAAAACTTTTAAACGTTCGTTTTTATTCTAGTCATGGTACGCACCTATATAAgcatcaatattattatctatagtTATATGAATTGTAGTATCACGAGGATTGCAAATGAGCTATGCATTTTGTAATGTACGCACAATCCAGTACATTCGTTCatgatattttttcatttgtaaaCTGTAGATGCGAACATTAAATACATATGTGattgtattatattcaaatattaaataacgctGTATCTCAGTTGCAATGTTCGTAGCGAAGTGCTAGCGAGTAGCTTCCAAATGATcgagtattaattatttgttaagtGTCTTTTCGAACCAAAGATTACGAAATCGTGGAACTTTTGTGCCAAATTGATCAGACATTAAGTGCACACTGTAGGCAAAACAATggaatttgataattattttctgttattttaacatatttgtAGCATTTACGATACGTAGGCATACAGATGCACGGTTGTGTGTATGCATGCAGgcacgtatgtatgtatttatgtgAGCGTGGATATATGTAAAcatgtatgtgtgtgtataGTATGTACATATGTTGATATGTTTTCGGAAATAAGCGAAGTATACGTGTAAATGTATggtttcaattttacaattttacaatagcAACGCAACGagtttttaagtttttatctaagtgtatatatacaacacatttgttgtatttttagCATAATACCAACGTCGAAAACAAATTGTCAAAACGGTCATCAGGTGAATCAACTTTTGCAGTTATTTATTCGTAGGTATGTCAGCGGTAATTATCataacgaagaaaaaaatttacattacaaTGTTTACGAGTACAAATATAGCACGCCATATTTGTATTGACTtcattaacattataaatgaaataaatagtacatcaaaaaatatatatatttttttgcgTTTTATAGGTTTAgcgtacaaaatataaatataatatatttataaggaTAAATTCGTATACGCTTGAAACACCAATAATGTGCAAGACACCGAGCCTGGCCTGTAATTATAACAACCGTATATGATTTAtgttcatattaaaatttgttttacaatttgaCAATAGGTGGCAGCCCCGGTTGTTGTCTGTGTGGCGCGCTTTTAAGAGGTTTTATAAATTTGGTTTAGCGAGGAGTgaggaaaagagagggaggagtGTTTCGTCCTGGGCCCGCTAGTAGACTCGTCAGTAAGGCTTTCTAGCGGGCTCTGCCTTAGACAGGGATAAGGGTAAGGACGGTTTGGcggtatatatgtatagaaacAGGGACGGTCTAGGTAGCTTTCGGGAAAGGAATCCATCTGTTGGTGAATGACGGAGGTAGTCGCCACACCTGACAGTCCTGCTGCTTCATGAATTCTTCTATCCTTATCTTATTCTTATGGCCCACAGACTTGAAGTTGTacgccatcgccatcgccatcTGCAGTCTATGAGCATAAGCTTTGTTAGAGTCTGTCCCATATTCTACTTTGACGAAGAAGCTGTTAAAGTCATTACGAACTGGGAAAATGGCTTGTTCGGTCGCACGATCGTCTTTGTTACGCAGTCCAACggtaaagattatatttttattttaatatcaattaaataagGAGAATGTTATTTGTGGGTGATAAACGACGCGATGAAACTCATGGGTGTTATGTAAACGATTCGATATCGTTTTGTATGTCATACCTTCTGTATAGATTTCCAGAACaaattcgtattaaaaattactcttcctctctctctctcaaattgaaattttcgttatttttcatGTTTAATGATTCATGTATAGTCAAGTAACGATTGTCCTCGCTATAATAAGATCGTgcaattgcaaatatttttcatataaatcttGTAGCCTTCACTCAggttgtttaatatttttcacagatCAGGCATTACGCAGCTACAGCAGCTGCTCAGCCTTCTGTCGCCACTACTCCCGAATGTCAAGTTTTAGGCAATAAAGTCACTGTTGCCGcttatgataataattcacCAGTTGCCCAGGTGTCCATAGTATTCAggtaatttatagtataagtGTTACAAGCTTGTACACTTGATTCAACGAACcttctatttcttcttcgtcttaacagtgatttatttatagagcTGGATCACGAAATGAATCTTACGATACACAAGGCCTGGCCCATCATTTACGGAATGCTACTGGGTTAAGTACAGCCTGCGCATCTGGGTTTGCCATAACCAGAAATATTCAGCAGATGGGTGGCACTTTAACCGCAACCGGAGATCGAGAAAGTATCGCGTACACGTTACAAGTCACAaggaataatttgtaaatatttgttgcaacAGAATGTTTGCCAACTAACGTACTCCACCAATGGATTACTATTGTCTTTTCTCATAGATCAGAGGCTCTTCAATTTTTGGAATATGTCGCGACTAAACAAATCTTCAAACCATGGGAAGTATCGGATGAGGTACCTAGACTACAGTATGAGTTATCCACTTTACCCGATGTAACCTTGCTTCTGGAGCAGTTGCACAAAGCTGCCTATCGTACCGGACTGGGATACTCTTTGTATTCTCCGAAACGTCAATTAGGAAAAATTGGGTCGGAAACTGTAAGTGTTACTATAAGATtatcatgaaatttttatgaaatgatGTTTTACCTTCGTTACACAGTTGCAGCACTTTGTCAATAAATGGTTTACTGGACCGAAATGTGCGGTCGTAGGAACAGGCGTTTCGTTATCAGAGCTTACTGCTTTAGCAAGTAATTTATCTATTGGTTCGGAAGATTGTGCAATCGAACCATCGAAGTATCACGGTGGAGAGATTCGTAAGGAAAGAGCCAGTGGTCTAGCTAACGTCGCAGTTGCCGTTGAAGGTGTTAGTTTGAAGAATGAGAAGGACGCTTTAGCATGTGCTGTATTGCAAAGGGCCTCTGGCACTGGACCACGTGTTAAATGGGGATGCAGCCCGAGTCCGTTGCAGAAACAGTTGTTGGATACTGCAGGTTCAGAACCATTTGCAATATCAAGTTTGAATGCCAGTTACACCGATTCGGGACTATTTGGCTTTATTCTCTGTTCTTCACCCAATGTAGCAGGAAACGTGAGTAGCTGCCGATGAACTGTGAATACGTGTCATGACGTATCGTCGTTTAAACGTACTTCCATGTAGGTATACCGTAATTACGTTTCAGTTAACGAAAACTGCCGCCAAGTGGTTGAGAACTTTGAAGTTATCCGACAGTGATATTGCTCGTGGTAAAGCAATATTGAAAggagaaattttaaatgatgcAGATAATGGAGCTGCTGTGTTAGAAAATTTACAATGTCAAGCATTGATGAAGGGTAAAGTCTCCTCCACAGCATCATTGATTGCTGATATCGAAAATGTTTCTGCGTCAAACGTAAAATCTGTACGTAAATTGATAATTCGACCAAATTGTCTTTGATTTGTGTACTACTAtatcgtaaatatatttgcagGTTGctgaaaaattagtaaatggAAAGTTAAGCATGGCTGCCATTGGTGATTTGAATACTGTACCGTATGTCGATCagctgaaataatttcgtaatctTTTTGCTGTCGGGATCGTAACGAAAACATACGTAAACGGGTTATAGATGTAAATCCCCGCAACACAGTTTAGTAGTGCGTGGGTTTTGTCGGAATAAACGAAAGCGCTCTGTagttacgaataaaaataaacattatttattcgttactTCGGTTTCTTGCttgttataattgttacttatcaaaagtataattatgtaGAACTTATAttcagtaaaattataattctacaGACAGACGTCAGAAGATTTAGGAAATCTAGATGAACAAAGACAGGTGGTTACTCCAAATGAATCGAAGTATTGCTTCATTGGTTTCGTTCTGTTATACAAATGAGAATTAAGGTTAGACAGCCTTTTTTCCAAACATACTtgctgtaatttaattttgtcatCAGAGAAATATTGTATCGCATTGAATACTAGTAAGAAGAAATTTTAACAACTCCTATGAACGAATGAATTAACTATTTTGAAGAGATCAAAGGGATGATTGTAATCACACACGATACTCGAGTATAGTGCATAGGGTTCTTAAGAGGGTACTTAACTTGAATCCTGCCTGTCCTTAATCTATGGACGCCACGCCGCACCGCATCATAGGACCGATGAGAAGGAAATATGAATAGTTTGAGTTTCATTTCTGTTTGTGTTGAACGAAAGTGAAGTTTCGGATGATCAAAACGACATTATAAAAGACCATAGTTTTTCTCTCCATGAAGAATTTGAACATTCGATATTGTTTCATAGCTTGTGTTCGCATTTGGTACATTCTACTATGTTACATATCAGTAAAGTTTCACTTCCTCGATTGTATAGAACTTGTTACGATCTTTCTGTAGTAATTTCAACGACTTGCCGTTAATGATCCTTTTGATGAGAGGTCTCAAGTTTTCCATGTCCCTTAATAAATGTAGCTAAAACAGATATTAGTCAGTAAGCGATAATAATGAAGATTAGATTAAGACACATCGTTATGGAggtttaaagtaaattttggGCGAGTCGCAAAAACACTTACATGATCGTCCAAGACGCAGTTAAGTTCATTGAGAAGCGTCGATACTTCCGGATCTCGTGACAATACGTAATGTTGATAGTGAGATTCCAATAAAAGGCTAGACCATTCATATAACTGTTTATCCGTGGGTTCCTGTGCAAGACAGTCGTAAGACTCGTTATCTCGATCAGCTAATTTTTGTGTCAAGTACTGCAATAGTCGTAGGATCTCGTCAAAGTTTAAGGCACTTTTAAGATAGGAGGCCAAAGAAACGTCGGAATAAGTAAGATTGAAAACTTGATCGAGAAATGCGTTTCTCGAGAAGTAATTCTTGGTCTTTGATGAATGTTCGATCGTACCATTCTGCGTTGGTAAGAAAGTTTCGTCGGAACTTCGAAGGGTAAAGATCAAAAGTTCTGTTAGCAATTTTTCTGGCAAGTCTTTGAAAACGTTTAGACACCATACGATTGTCCCGACGTCTCTCGATTCTATCAGCTGCGGAATTAATATCTCTTGGATCGCCGAATCGCTCAAGCCTTCGTTTACATAAGATGATATCTGTTTGGACAGTTTCGCCGGCGGTTTCTCAATCGACTGTTTGTTGATGGTTGGTTCATTCTTTTCCCATTCAGCCAGAGTCGACTCCTGTATTACAACGATGTCGTCGTCCTCTTCGGTTTCATCGGTACGCTTGAAGCGTAACGACGAACCAAGTAGCGTTGCTATTTTCTGGGGCGCTAGATGATACGGTGCAATTGCTAAATGCCTGTTGGCGGCTAGTAACAGTTTATCTTCGATTTTCCACAACTTTGCAtcttttgtatataatttcaatttttgtatatctTGAACCAATttgaattgaatattataaatcattaacACAGCTCCTTCTTCCGAAGCGTCAGCCCCGTAAATTGCTAA includes the following:
- the Uqcr-c2 gene encoding ubiquinol-cytochrome c reductase core protein 2, whose protein sequence is MACSVARSSLLRSPTIRHYAATAAAQPSVATTPECQVLGNKVTVAAYDNNSPVAQVSIVFRAGSRNESYDTQGLAHHLRNATGLSTACASGFAITRNIQQMGGTLTATGDRESIAYTLQVTRNNLSEALQFLEYVATKQIFKPWEVSDEVPRLQYELSTLPDVTLLLEQLHKAAYRTGLGYSLYSPKRQLGKIGSETLQHFVNKWFTGPKCAVVGTGVSLSELTALASNLSIGSEDCAIEPSKYHGGEIRKERASGLANVAVAVEGVSLKNEKDALACAVLQRASGTGPRVKWGCSPSPLQKQLLDTAGSEPFAISSLNASYTDSGLFGFILCSSPNVAGNLTKTAAKWLRTLKLSDSDIARGKAILKGEILNDADNGAAVLENLQCQALMKGKVSSTASLIADIENVSASNVKSVAEKLVNGKLSMAAIGDLNTVPYVDQLK
- the LOC144468290 gene encoding nucleolar protein 11-like: MAKLYSYYTLCPLIDQQNLLGVEQDSESGCAIVTLGRNIVIRYKLQDPKQLNSWTSKDRLTSQVIYDKTTSRYAAIFNEKKLRVWSENETDLNTIKGYKFQSPLHTILTFETSPSVVVRKDGASASLEWTIENRKSWSKEGILHMDEKILDCRLIRTGNRINLCLLTEKKQIYTCVVVKLNNTTYSQDADRARRMELKRRSEKLVGYTVLQTKHKACFLTLWSHGRLYSHSLMEANSESSPNALIGIVSNIDTKHPVAITPLNETTLAIYGADASEEGAVLMIYNIQFKLVQDIQKLKLYTKDAKLWKIEDKLLLAANRHLAIAPYHLAPQKIATLLGSSLRFKRTDETEEDDDIVVIQESTLAEWEKNEPTINKQSIEKPPAKLSKQISSYVNEGLSDSAIQEILIPQLIESRDVGTIVWCLNVFKDLPEKLLTELLIFTLRSSDETFLPTQNGTIEHSSKTKNYFSRNAFLDQVFNLTYSDVSLASYLKSALNFDEILRLLQYLTQKLADRDNESYDCLAQEPTDKQLYEWSSLLLESHYQHYVLSRDPEVSTLLNELNCVLDDHLHLLRDMENLRPLIKRIINGKSLKLLQKDRNKFYTIEEVKLY